One genomic window of Luteitalea pratensis includes the following:
- a CDS encoding RraA family protein, producing the protein MSTRSLTAAVMVALAAVAAPVLTAPSSPQAAATQAPAPAAGTSAAAPPAPTQSPEAVISALRRPENSTGNIADAVEAASGARGWMSPDMKPISAGKIVGRAWTAVMRPVLKSDTRPYPNYLLQVLDEAPAGSVLVYVMQDGLEIAAMGNLMATTAKVRGLEGTVIDGAVRDVTELRAIGHQVFSRRVSPATSVGRMVSVSKQTPVRCADVMVNPGDYIVGDADGVVVVPQGAVADQVIALLKDYDARESKMVPIIQREKSMLKALEIYGRY; encoded by the coding sequence ATGTCCACTCGTTCGCTTACCGCCGCCGTCATGGTCGCCCTCGCCGCGGTGGCCGCTCCCGTGCTCACCGCTCCCTCGTCACCGCAGGCTGCGGCGACGCAAGCGCCAGCGCCCGCAGCTGGCACGTCCGCCGCTGCCCCGCCGGCCCCGACCCAATCGCCGGAGGCCGTAATCTCAGCGCTGCGGAGGCCGGAGAACAGCACGGGCAACATCGCCGACGCCGTCGAGGCGGCCAGCGGCGCCCGTGGATGGATGTCGCCGGACATGAAGCCGATCAGCGCCGGCAAGATCGTCGGGCGCGCATGGACCGCCGTGATGCGGCCGGTGCTCAAGAGCGACACGCGCCCGTATCCCAACTACCTGCTGCAGGTCCTCGACGAGGCGCCGGCCGGCAGCGTGCTCGTCTACGTGATGCAGGACGGCCTCGAGATCGCCGCGATGGGAAACCTGATGGCGACGACGGCCAAGGTGCGTGGCCTCGAGGGGACGGTCATCGACGGCGCGGTGCGCGATGTGACCGAACTCCGGGCGATCGGGCACCAGGTCTTCTCGCGGCGCGTCAGCCCCGCCACTTCTGTCGGGCGCATGGTGAGCGTCTCGAAACAGACGCCCGTCCGCTGCGCCGACGTGATGGTCAACCCCGGTGACTACATCGTCGGCGACGCGGATGGCGTGGTGGTCGTGCCGCAGGGCGCAGTGGCCGACCAGGTGATCGCGCTGCTCAAGGACTACGACGCACGCGAATCGAAGATGGTGCCGATCATCCAGCGCGAGAAGTCGATGCTCAAGGCGCTCGAGATTTACGGACGCTACTAG
- a CDS encoding amidohydrolase/deacetylase family metallohydrolase — translation MSTSTRLRNLLLVSLAGAAALCASPAAAQPYTILIKGGHVIDPKNGRDGVMDVAIADGKIAEVARSIDPAKARKVVDAAGLYVVPGLIDLHAHVFLGTEPDAYLSNGFVAVAPDSHSFRSGQTTLVDVGGAGWRNFGQFKTNIIDTSKTRVLSFLNIVGSGMKGGPLEQNLADMDARLTAMRIRQHPGVIVGIKVAHYSGPEWDPVDRAVQAGTEANVPVMVDFGGHNPPLSLDDLLNKHLRPGDILTHMYAHVRGRYPIVNEQGQVEPYVVAARKRGVIFDVGHGGGSFLWRQAVPATKQGFYPDVISTDLHTGSQNAGMKDILNTMSKLLNLGMPVKDVVTANTAKAAAIIKRDDLGHLGVGTEADVAVLAVRKGEFGFIDTAGGRMMGSQKLECELTIRAGQVVWDLNGRAATDWTTMPAVPQGGTERPARRTSQEQQ, via the coding sequence TTGTCCACTTCCACTCGTCTGCGAAACCTGTTGCTCGTCTCCCTCGCGGGCGCGGCGGCGCTGTGCGCGTCGCCCGCCGCCGCCCAGCCCTACACCATCCTCATCAAGGGCGGCCATGTCATCGACCCGAAGAACGGGCGCGACGGCGTCATGGACGTGGCCATCGCCGACGGCAAGATCGCCGAGGTCGCCCGGTCGATCGACCCGGCAAAGGCCCGCAAGGTCGTCGATGCCGCCGGCCTGTACGTCGTCCCCGGGCTCATCGACCTGCACGCGCACGTCTTTCTTGGCACCGAACCGGACGCGTACCTCAGCAACGGATTCGTGGCCGTGGCGCCCGACAGCCACTCCTTCCGCAGCGGCCAGACGACGCTGGTGGACGTGGGTGGGGCGGGCTGGCGCAACTTCGGCCAGTTCAAGACCAACATCATCGACACCTCGAAGACCCGTGTCCTCTCCTTCCTCAACATCGTCGGATCGGGGATGAAGGGCGGCCCGCTGGAGCAGAACCTGGCCGACATGGACGCCAGGCTCACGGCAATGCGCATCCGCCAGCACCCGGGCGTCATCGTCGGCATCAAGGTCGCGCACTACAGCGGGCCGGAGTGGGATCCGGTCGACCGCGCCGTGCAGGCCGGCACCGAGGCCAACGTGCCGGTGATGGTCGACTTCGGTGGCCACAACCCGCCGCTGTCGCTCGACGATCTGCTCAACAAGCACCTGCGCCCCGGCGACATCCTGACGCACATGTACGCGCACGTGCGTGGACGCTACCCGATCGTCAACGAACAGGGGCAGGTCGAGCCGTACGTCGTCGCTGCCCGCAAGCGCGGCGTGATCTTCGACGTCGGCCACGGCGGCGGCAGCTTCCTCTGGCGCCAGGCCGTGCCGGCTACCAAGCAGGGCTTCTATCCTGACGTGATCAGCACCGACCTGCACACCGGCAGCCAGAACGCCGGCATGAAGGACATCCTCAACACGATGTCGAAGCTGCTGAACCTGGGGATGCCCGTGAAGGACGTCGTCACGGCCAACACCGCGAAGGCCGCGGCGATCATCAAGCGGGACGACCTCGGGCACCTCGGGGTAGGAACGGAAGCAGACGTCGCCGTGCTCGCCGTGCGCAAGGGCGAATTCGGGTTCATCGATACGGCCGGTGGCCGCATGATGGGGAGCCAGAAGCTCGAATGCGAACTGACGATCCGGGCTGGTCAGGTCGTGTGGGATCTCAACGGCCGCGCGGCGACCGACTGGACGACGATGCCGGCGGTGCCGCAGGGCGGCACGGAAAGACCGGCTCGGCGCACGTCACAGGAACAGCAGTGA
- a CDS encoding RidA family protein, whose product MSDGWRSITVCRTKSGSYAALAALAAVLLLAAPVLSQPAPRPLPTPPRPAAPRQVTPEPAPPAAPAPAVRRTVTPTGAPTGRPYSPGVMVGQSLYISGQLGLPGTGATPAAMDLQARQAMDGVGAVLKAAGLGFEHLVKCHVYLANMDDYVAMNAAYASYFTERVPARTTVQAVALPSTAGIEVSCIAYSDLAGITVVHPPAGSLPTPLGPYSPAVWAGDTLYLSGMGGQDPATKTVSDAVEGQVTQTVANVTTTLKAAGLSLTDAVAVQAYATRGDEATALASSLTDALGRAQGSPARGLVVLPRLPGQIRAELTFVAVKPAVARRTTMQQMNDVSAESTQVGPVLYAAPRPGATGDDVTTQARAAFRALQQSVKMAGFDWRDVAVVHVYLTDIADLPRTNTVFAELFPTDPPARVTIQVHPQGKERIRLGLVAAK is encoded by the coding sequence ATGAGTGACGGTTGGCGGTCGATCACGGTCTGCCGGACAAAGTCCGGCAGCTACGCCGCGCTTGCGGCCCTCGCGGCGGTCCTCCTGCTGGCGGCGCCTGTCCTGTCGCAACCGGCGCCGCGACCACTGCCCACGCCCCCTCGGCCAGCCGCGCCGCGCCAGGTGACGCCGGAGCCGGCACCACCGGCCGCGCCGGCGCCCGCCGTGCGCCGAACGGTCACGCCGACCGGCGCACCCACAGGCCGCCCGTACTCACCCGGCGTGATGGTGGGGCAGTCGCTCTACATCTCGGGACAACTCGGTCTGCCGGGGACCGGCGCCACGCCAGCGGCGATGGACCTGCAGGCGCGCCAGGCGATGGACGGCGTCGGTGCGGTGCTCAAGGCCGCCGGTCTCGGCTTCGAGCATCTCGTCAAGTGCCACGTCTACCTCGCGAACATGGACGACTACGTGGCCATGAACGCGGCCTATGCCTCCTACTTCACGGAACGTGTCCCCGCACGGACGACGGTGCAGGCGGTGGCGCTGCCCTCGACCGCTGGTATCGAGGTGTCGTGCATCGCATACTCGGATCTCGCCGGCATCACGGTGGTGCATCCACCCGCCGGCTCGTTGCCGACGCCGTTGGGTCCGTACTCACCCGCGGTCTGGGCGGGCGACACGCTGTACCTCTCGGGCATGGGCGGCCAGGATCCCGCCACGAAGACAGTGAGCGACGCGGTCGAGGGACAGGTCACGCAAACCGTTGCCAACGTCACGACGACACTGAAGGCGGCAGGGCTGTCGCTCACCGATGCAGTGGCAGTGCAGGCCTACGCCACTCGCGGTGACGAAGCGACGGCCCTCGCGTCGTCGCTCACCGATGCACTCGGGCGCGCGCAAGGATCGCCTGCGCGTGGCCTGGTGGTGTTGCCGCGACTGCCGGGCCAGATTCGCGCGGAACTGACGTTCGTCGCGGTGAAGCCGGCGGTGGCGAGGCGTACCACCATGCAGCAGATGAATGACGTGAGCGCCGAGTCGACGCAAGTGGGACCGGTCCTGTACGCGGCGCCACGGCCCGGTGCGACGGGCGACGACGTGACGACACAGGCACGGGCGGCATTCAGGGCGCTGCAACAGAGCGTGAAGATGGCCGGATTCGATTGGCGCGACGTCGCCGTCGTCCATGTGTACCTGACCGACATCGCCGATCTGCCGCGTACCAATACGGTGTTCGCCGAACTGTTTCCAACCGACCCGCCGGCGCGTGTCACCATTCAGGTGCACCCGCAGGGCAAGGAACGCATTCGCCTGGGACTGGTGGCCGCGAAGTAG
- a CDS encoding aminotransferase class V-fold PLP-dependent enzyme has translation MLTRRTFFERLSTLPLVGGFLGGVAHSAEAAVPVARDYFKELGVRPFINAAGTYTDMTASLMPPEVMTAINYASKQFVPLNELHDRIGERIATLVKAEAAMVSSGAAAAMTLGTAGVLTGGDPKKIVDLPNLAGMKTEVIMQKSHRFGYDHAIRNCGVKIVEVETAAELEAAITPQTAMMLFYNNNNSVGQIRDEEFVRLGKKHGVVTMNDCAADVPPVENLWKFTAMGFDLVVFSGGKGIRGPQSAGLLLGRKDLIAAARANAAPNGNSIGRGMKVNKEEMLGMLAAVERFVKLDHEALDREYTRRANVILKSLTGLKGVTASITVPEVANHVPHVQVVLDTAVTGITGQEISKKLREGTPSIGVRPGDELLIGVWMMKPGEDAIVARRLKDVLTKKA, from the coding sequence ATGTTGACCCGACGTACGTTTTTCGAGCGCCTGTCCACGCTGCCGCTGGTCGGCGGTTTCCTGGGGGGAGTTGCCCACTCTGCGGAGGCTGCCGTGCCCGTGGCCCGCGACTACTTCAAGGAACTCGGCGTTCGTCCGTTCATCAACGCGGCCGGCACCTACACCGACATGACGGCATCGCTGATGCCGCCAGAGGTGATGACGGCGATCAATTACGCGTCGAAGCAGTTCGTGCCGCTCAACGAACTGCACGATCGCATCGGCGAGCGGATCGCCACGCTGGTGAAGGCCGAGGCGGCCATGGTGTCGTCCGGTGCCGCGGCGGCGATGACGCTCGGCACGGCAGGTGTGCTCACCGGAGGCGATCCGAAGAAGATCGTCGACCTGCCGAACCTGGCCGGCATGAAGACCGAGGTCATCATGCAGAAGTCGCACCGGTTCGGGTACGACCACGCGATTCGCAACTGCGGCGTGAAGATCGTCGAGGTCGAAACCGCGGCTGAACTCGAGGCCGCGATCACGCCGCAGACGGCGATGATGCTGTTCTACAACAACAACAACTCGGTCGGGCAGATTCGCGACGAGGAGTTCGTGCGCCTCGGCAAGAAGCACGGCGTGGTGACGATGAACGACTGCGCCGCCGACGTGCCGCCGGTCGAGAACCTGTGGAAGTTCACCGCCATGGGATTCGACCTCGTCGTCTTCTCGGGCGGCAAGGGCATCCGCGGACCGCAGAGTGCCGGCCTGCTGCTCGGACGCAAGGACCTGATCGCCGCTGCTCGCGCCAACGCCGCGCCCAACGGCAACTCCATCGGTCGCGGCATGAAGGTCAACAAGGAGGAGATGCTCGGCATGCTGGCGGCGGTCGAGCGGTTCGTAAAGCTCGATCACGAAGCACTCGACCGCGAGTACACCCGCCGCGCCAACGTGATTCTCAAGAGCCTCACGGGCCTGAAGGGCGTCACCGCCAGCATCACCGTCCCGGAAGTGGCCAACCACGTGCCGCACGTCCAGGTCGTCCTGGACACGGCGGTCACCGGGATCACCGGTCAGGAGATTTCGAAGAAGCTGCGCGAAGGCACACCGTCGATCGGCGTCCGCCCTGGCGACGAGCTGTTGATCGGTGTCTGGATGATGAAGCCCGGCGAGGACGCCATCGTCGCCCGCCGCCTGAAGGACGTGCTGACCAAGAAGGCGTAG
- a CDS encoding RidA family protein encodes MPLSAAQTDTSRRSAFRSLFAAIGATAAGVFGSRAHAATTDATGIVTIPDAAQQAEAPKQAPLFSSAKVHGGLVFIAGKGYHEAGDIKVHTKSVLDQLEAELKKAGSSMDKVLKVNVYLHDLEDYAGMNEVFRGRFGPNPPVRTTIAAYGGIPGKSLVEIDCIAAI; translated from the coding sequence ATGCCCTTGTCAGCAGCCCAGACCGACACCTCGCGTCGTTCCGCCTTTCGCTCCCTCTTTGCCGCCATCGGCGCCACCGCCGCGGGTGTCTTCGGGTCTCGGGCGCACGCCGCCACCACTGACGCCACCGGCATCGTCACGATTCCCGACGCTGCGCAGCAGGCCGAGGCGCCCAAGCAGGCGCCGCTGTTCTCCTCGGCGAAGGTGCACGGCGGCCTGGTCTTCATCGCCGGCAAGGGGTACCACGAGGCCGGCGACATCAAGGTGCACACCAAGTCCGTGCTCGATCAGCTCGAGGCCGAGCTGAAGAAGGCCGGGTCATCGATGGACAAGGTCCTGAAGGTCAACGTCTACCTGCACGACCTCGAGGACTACGCCGGCATGAACGAGGTCTTCCGCGGCCGCTTCGGCCCGAACCCCCCGGTTCGCACCACGATCGCCGCATACGGCGGCATCCCCGGCAAGTCGCTCGTCGAAATCGACTGCATTGCGGCCATCTGA
- a CDS encoding TonB-dependent receptor domain-containing protein, whose amino-acid sequence MDNGPVFVYVGPICKLKRCATSVADVSHGRRLRLTVRGSARSALRGRPRNRHREDHRVFRVLSTAALALLLSTSAFGQLASQTGLIGTVTDSNGGVLPGATVLAINVGTQTKLAGVTNEAGVYQFNAVQLGSYEITITLQGFQTFKATNIVVGDNQVVRQDAVLSVGDLNETITVEASNTTIQTDRATVSQTVEARALTDLPSSGRNVWQMASTTPGVLRGLTTDIGLSFRGAGQREIQNSLTMDGINATSNLLAMTSTRPMADAVTEVTVQTGSTSAEYGAYLGVAVNVVTKSGTNGFHGALFEYFQGDKLESRGYFDNRNLPESPKKSNQFGAQFDGPVMIPGLYDGKNKTFFMGAYEGLRSNRQTSPLASVPTAKMRAGDFSEVSAQLRNPYTKVPYPGNIIPRSDIAAQALELLEYYPQPNLPGLANNYQTDVLTTNEYDQLLLRVDQNIGQSARVSWRYNWVDAFDGFGAAVPSTATYQPRTNKNTLLSYQQTLSPTLLNDFRIGWHRLDLDTVNNFHIDGNGTASSDLGIPGFDSDVRYDNFGIPTVSVTGFTGLGAAGTNWYQFDTTFQVSNVLSWNKGTHTLRAGIDLRKLRTGRLAANSPRGAFGFTSDMTGHAVADFMTGVPRTVGTPVDQLQGDVGQWRNGFFVNDVWQATQRMTLSLGLRYERNAPVQTYEGVASMLNADQTQIIPTTFPSPGFEFTEPNNKDWAPRLGATYRLSDKTVARAGWGIYYNPNQMNSYTFLTNNPPVSPEFTFTNDVNNPTLNFDRPLGTPGGATGPPNMTTPNRRMPNAKKNQWSLDLQHELFKNTVVELGYLSSHTENLDRSFYNNQPQPGPGALDPRRPNQLFRQIRTIQNDLIADYDAVTLTARRRMTNGFMLNAHYTWSKTRDMANHSNASGQTMDNFDIWRDYGPAIWDVPHRLVVSYLWDMPFFRTSDNLLLRGVLGGWQVGGVTTLQSGTPLNILVPGDPANVGFSIQRPNLVNADVELNCQENPNGLTLINCIDPAAFALPAQFTYGDTPRNYLRGPKYSQTDISLMKNFGTGGRSRIQVRAEVFNLFNQVNWGTPGLTLNTAAFGVISSTADTMRRAELGIKFLF is encoded by the coding sequence GTGGACAACGGACCGGTTTTCGTTTACGTTGGGCCCATCTGTAAATTGAAACGCTGCGCCACTTCGGTGGCTGACGTTTCGCATGGCAGGCGATTACGGCTGACTGTACGTGGATCCGCCCGATCCGCCCTCCGTGGTCGCCCGCGCAATCGACATCGGGAGGATCACCGCGTGTTCCGAGTCCTGTCCACAGCCGCCTTGGCCCTGCTGTTATCCACTTCAGCCTTCGGGCAGTTGGCCTCGCAAACGGGCCTCATCGGGACCGTCACCGACTCGAACGGCGGGGTACTGCCCGGAGCCACGGTCCTGGCCATCAATGTCGGCACCCAGACGAAACTCGCCGGCGTGACCAACGAAGCTGGCGTGTACCAGTTCAACGCCGTCCAACTCGGGTCCTACGAAATCACGATCACCTTGCAGGGTTTCCAGACCTTCAAGGCGACCAATATCGTGGTCGGTGACAACCAGGTCGTCCGCCAGGATGCCGTCCTGAGCGTGGGCGACCTGAACGAGACGATCACCGTCGAAGCGTCGAACACCACGATCCAGACCGACCGCGCCACCGTGTCGCAGACCGTTGAGGCACGCGCGCTCACCGACCTGCCGTCCAGTGGCCGCAACGTCTGGCAGATGGCGTCGACGACGCCTGGCGTGCTGCGCGGCCTGACGACCGACATCGGCCTGTCGTTCCGCGGCGCCGGCCAGCGCGAGATCCAGAACAGCCTGACGATGGACGGCATCAACGCGACGTCCAACCTGCTGGCGATGACGAGCACGCGGCCGATGGCCGATGCCGTCACCGAGGTGACCGTGCAGACCGGCAGCACGTCGGCCGAGTACGGCGCCTACCTCGGCGTGGCGGTCAACGTCGTGACCAAGAGCGGCACCAACGGCTTCCATGGCGCGCTGTTCGAATACTTCCAGGGTGACAAGCTCGAGAGTCGTGGCTACTTCGACAATCGCAACCTGCCGGAGAGCCCGAAGAAGAGCAACCAGTTCGGCGCGCAGTTCGACGGCCCGGTCATGATTCCCGGGCTCTACGACGGCAAGAACAAGACCTTCTTCATGGGCGCCTACGAGGGGCTGCGCTCCAATCGCCAGACGAGTCCGCTCGCGTCGGTTCCGACGGCCAAGATGCGCGCGGGTGACTTCTCGGAGGTGTCGGCACAACTCCGGAACCCATATACCAAGGTCCCGTATCCGGGCAACATCATCCCGCGGTCGGACATTGCGGCGCAGGCCCTGGAACTGCTGGAGTACTACCCGCAGCCGAACCTGCCGGGCCTCGCCAACAACTATCAGACCGACGTCCTGACCACCAACGAGTACGACCAGTTGCTGCTGCGCGTCGACCAGAACATCGGCCAGTCGGCGCGGGTCTCCTGGCGTTACAACTGGGTCGACGCCTTCGACGGCTTCGGCGCCGCGGTGCCGTCGACTGCCACCTACCAGCCTCGGACGAACAAGAACACGTTGTTGTCCTATCAGCAGACGCTCTCGCCGACGCTGCTCAACGACTTCCGGATCGGCTGGCATCGACTCGATTTGGACACGGTGAACAACTTCCACATCGACGGCAACGGCACGGCGAGCTCCGACCTCGGCATCCCCGGTTTCGACTCCGACGTGCGCTACGACAACTTCGGCATCCCGACCGTGTCGGTCACGGGGTTCACGGGCCTCGGCGCCGCCGGCACCAACTGGTACCAGTTCGACACGACCTTCCAGGTCTCCAACGTGCTGTCCTGGAACAAGGGCACGCACACCCTGCGAGCCGGCATCGACCTGCGCAAGCTGCGCACAGGCCGCCTTGCCGCCAACAGCCCGCGCGGGGCCTTCGGGTTCACCAGCGACATGACGGGGCACGCGGTGGCCGACTTCATGACCGGCGTGCCGCGCACGGTCGGGACGCCGGTCGACCAGCTTCAGGGCGACGTCGGCCAGTGGCGCAATGGGTTCTTCGTGAACGACGTCTGGCAGGCGACGCAGCGCATGACGTTGAGTCTCGGCCTGCGCTACGAGCGCAACGCGCCCGTGCAGACCTACGAGGGCGTTGCCTCGATGCTCAACGCCGATCAGACGCAGATTATCCCGACGACGTTCCCGTCACCGGGCTTCGAGTTCACCGAGCCGAACAACAAGGACTGGGCGCCGCGCCTCGGGGCGACCTATCGCCTCAGCGACAAGACCGTGGCGCGAGCCGGGTGGGGCATCTACTACAACCCCAACCAGATGAACTCGTACACGTTCCTCACGAACAACCCGCCGGTGTCGCCCGAGTTCACCTTCACCAACGACGTCAACAACCCGACGCTGAACTTCGACCGCCCGCTCGGCACGCCTGGCGGCGCCACCGGCCCGCCGAACATGACCACGCCGAACCGGCGCATGCCGAACGCGAAGAAGAACCAGTGGAGCCTGGATCTGCAGCACGAACTGTTCAAGAACACGGTCGTCGAGCTCGGGTACCTGTCGTCGCACACCGAGAATCTCGATCGCAGCTTCTACAACAACCAGCCGCAGCCGGGTCCCGGCGCCCTCGATCCGCGTCGCCCGAATCAGCTGTTCCGTCAGATCCGCACGATCCAGAACGACCTCATCGCCGACTACGACGCGGTCACGCTCACCGCGCGTCGCCGCATGACCAACGGCTTCATGCTCAACGCGCACTACACCTGGTCGAAGACGCGCGATATGGCCAATCACTCCAACGCGAGCGGCCAGACGATGGACAACTTCGACATCTGGCGCGACTACGGTCCGGCCATTTGGGACGTGCCGCACCGGCTCGTCGTCAGCTACCTGTGGGACATGCCGTTCTTCCGCACGTCGGACAACCTCCTCCTGCGCGGCGTGCTCGGCGGCTGGCAGGTCGGCGGCGTCACGACGCTCCAGAGCGGCACGCCGCTCAACATCCTGGTGCCGGGAGACCCCGCCAACGTCGGCTTCAGCATCCAGCGCCCGAACCTGGTCAACGCGGACGTCGAACTGAACTGCCAGGAGAATCCCAATGGGCTGACGCTAATCAACTGCATCGACCCGGCCGCGTTCGCGCTGCCGGCGCAGTTCACGTACGGCGACACGCCCCGCAACTATCTGCGCGGGCCGAAGTACAGCCAGACCGACATCTCGCTCATGAAGAACTTCGGGACCGGCGGCCGGTCGCGTATCCAGGTGCGCGCCGAGGTGTTCAACCTGTTCAACCAGGTGAACTGGGGCACGCCAGGCCTGACCCTGAACACCGCGGCATTCGGTGTGATCTCGTCGACGGCCGACACGATGCGGCGGGCGGAGCTGGGGATCAAGTTCTTGTTCTGA
- a CDS encoding aminotransferase class V-fold PLP-dependent enzyme — translation MDDMMSSPGGWSRRQMFRAAKALGFGALVPGAAHATQPAARAAGAPVSTPTGRDLYTALGVRPIINARGTLTIIGGSMELPEVRAAKAAANQLYVNLEELMEAAGARLSELTGAEWGMVSSGCAAAMSHATAACVAGGNPDLHVRLPDLRGFRKSEVIIPGHSRNVYDASVRAVGVTVVEANTPEELALAIGPKTAMIYVFANPRNESGPMSLEAIAQVAKPHGVPVLVDAAAEILTVPNIHLQRGATLVAYSGGKILRGPQSAGVLLGRKDLIKAAWIHSAPHHGYARAMKIGREEVVGMLVAIERWVKGDRAAEWAAWVRQAEVIAAAAERVPGVTAVLAREPWEDRSNRSPRVTIRWTAAQIGLTGQQAADILYDEEPRIAIGGASGGRENVPGDTGIALTTSMLAPGDEQIVAERVRTVLSAKRTLTEPPPPAAPAGDVTGQWQVEITFAATRATHVLQLRQQGAKVEGAHQGDFLTRDLSGTVSGSRVTLTSRVTERTGDALNYRFTGELSGDTLSGTLDLGEYRSATWTARRATGG, via the coding sequence ATGGACGACATGATGTCGAGCCCCGGCGGCTGGAGCCGGCGACAGATGTTCCGCGCCGCGAAGGCGCTCGGTTTTGGCGCACTGGTGCCCGGCGCGGCCCACGCGACGCAGCCGGCAGCACGCGCGGCTGGCGCGCCGGTGTCGACCCCCACCGGTCGCGACCTCTACACCGCGCTCGGCGTGCGGCCGATCATCAATGCCCGCGGCACGCTGACCATCATCGGCGGCTCCATGGAACTGCCGGAAGTGCGCGCGGCCAAGGCAGCGGCGAACCAGCTGTACGTGAACCTCGAAGAGTTGATGGAGGCGGCCGGGGCGCGCCTCAGTGAACTCACCGGCGCCGAGTGGGGCATGGTGAGTTCCGGCTGTGCCGCCGCGATGTCACATGCCACGGCGGCATGCGTGGCCGGCGGCAATCCCGATCTGCACGTGCGCCTTCCGGACCTGCGCGGCTTCCGCAAGTCGGAGGTGATCATTCCCGGCCACTCGCGCAACGTCTACGACGCGTCGGTCCGCGCCGTCGGCGTCACCGTCGTCGAAGCCAACACGCCAGAGGAACTGGCGCTCGCGATCGGCCCGAAGACGGCGATGATTTACGTGTTCGCCAATCCGCGCAACGAGAGCGGCCCCATGTCGCTCGAGGCGATCGCGCAAGTCGCGAAGCCGCATGGCGTGCCGGTCCTGGTCGATGCCGCCGCCGAGATCCTGACGGTGCCCAACATCCATTTGCAGCGCGGGGCGACGCTCGTGGCTTACAGCGGCGGCAAGATCCTGCGCGGGCCGCAGAGCGCCGGCGTCCTGCTCGGCCGCAAGGACCTGATCAAGGCCGCCTGGATCCACAGTGCGCCGCACCACGGATATGCCCGGGCGATGAAGATCGGGCGCGAGGAAGTCGTCGGGATGCTCGTGGCGATCGAGCGCTGGGTGAAGGGCGATCGCGCGGCCGAGTGGGCAGCGTGGGTACGTCAGGCAGAAGTGATCGCCGCCGCTGCCGAGCGGGTCCCTGGCGTGACCGCCGTTCTCGCCCGCGAGCCCTGGGAAGATCGATCCAACCGCAGCCCCCGCGTCACGATCCGGTGGACCGCGGCGCAGATCGGGCTCACCGGGCAACAGGCGGCCGACATCCTGTACGACGAGGAACCTCGCATAGCGATCGGTGGTGCCAGCGGCGGTCGCGAGAACGTGCCGGGCGACACCGGCATCGCGCTGACGACGTCGATGCTGGCGCCCGGCGACGAACAGATCGTCGCAGAGCGCGTGCGGACGGTGCTCTCCGCGAAGCGGACACTCACGGAACCCCCGCCGCCGGCCGCGCCGGCCGGGGACGTGACGGGGCAGTGGCAGGTCGAGATCACCTTTGCCGCGACCAGGGCCACCCACGTGCTGCAATTGCGCCAGCAGGGCGCGAAGGTGGAGGGCGCACACCAGGGTGACTTCCTGACTCGCGACCTGTCGGGCACGGTGTCTGGCTCGCGCGTCACCCTGACGAGTCGAGTCACCGAGCGTACCGGCGATGCGCTGAACTATCGCTTCACCGGCGAACTGTCCGGGGACACGCTGTCGGGCACGCTGGACCTGGGCGAGTACCGCTCCGCGACGTGGACCGCCCGGCGTGCAACGGGTGGGTGA